ATAAAAGTAGAATTTCTTTTATCGCTCTCAGTATAAAACTTGGCTACACTTTCGGCAAAATAATCCCTTGCACTCTTAGTAAAAATTAAATTACTAAAAGCAGTATTAAGCAAATCAAGCCTATTAACCTCATTATTAAGATTTAAATCTTCAAGATATTCTTTTAAAAGAAGAAGTCCTGAATTATTTTTTTTCCTAAGATTTAGAATACCTAAATAATAATTCTTATATTTGCTCTTTATTTTACTAAAAAATGTTAAAGCATTTGAAACTTTGCCAGAACTAATAAAAGCCTTATAAATATCACTTAATACAGTGTTATTGTCATAATAATCATTTAGGCCATTTTTATTTAGCATATTTATTGCACTATTAAAATTACCATTTGCCACTTCATACTTAAATCTAACAAGATTTAAAAAATTTGTATCAAAGTACTTAGACTTATTTTCGATAATAAAATAATCATAAGCTCTTACATGTAAAGAATTTGCAGGTAAATTCTCAAAAAGTTCATTAAAATAAATTTTTGACTCACTTACATTAGAAAGATTAAGATAAAGAGCTGCCTTTAATAAAATATTTTCATTTTCCTGATAATCAGAAAATTTCATCTTATCAAGCTTATTTAAAAGGCTAAGCGCCTTATCGTTTTTCTTTTGCCAATAAAGGCTTTTAAAATATCCCAATATAATAAATTTATTATTTTCGTATTTTTTATAAAGCCTCTCTCCAATCAATTCAGATGCAAAATACTCTTTTATTGAGTTAAAATATTCAATAAGCTTAATTCCAGCAAATTGGGATGCAATACTATCCCCATTAGCTATGGCCTTTTTCATATACTCTACAAATTTCTCTTCAAATCCTATTTTTTTAAACAAGTAAGCAATATATATATAAGAACTTGAATCTATATTAAAATGCTTATCAAAATTTTTTTTTGAATAATCAAAGTTCCATAACCAATTCAAATTATTTAAATCAAACTCTTTTGAATGTGCCTTAATAAAATCATTGCCTGAGATTTCTTTTTTTGCAAAGCAAGAAACTAAGCTTAAAAATAAAAAAAGAAAAAGAAAATTTCGTAATACACAAAAACTTCTATTAAGCATATTGATCTTTTTCATACCTATCGATTCTGTTTTTATCATATTCAAAGCAATATGAAACAAAATCTCTAGGTTTTAAAATTTTTGAAAAAACTAAAAACAAAGAAAAAAATATCAAAAGAAAAAGAGAAATAAGACTCAAATATAGCATAGGAGAATGAACCATTCCCTCACTTGAATTTAATTTAAAATTACTTTTCACTACATCATTCTCAAAATCTTCTCTAAGATCTAGCTCAACATCTTCATCTGAAGTATCTACTAAATCTTTATCAATATCTGCAATAATGTCTTCAACACTTAAATCATGCAAATCTTCATCTTCTAAAGAAGATTCTTCTAAGTTTTGAAGCTCAAAATTATTAAGATTTAAAGATTTCTCGTCAATATATTCAATTTTTTTATCTTTAGAATTAAGCTCTTTAGAATCAACATAGCTATCGCTATCATAATTATCATCAAAATCTTCAAAACCTGAATCATTTGTCTCAATTTCTTGATCTTTTTCAGTTTTTAGATCTAAAGAATTAATAGTAGGAATACTTATATCAGAAGCATCTTTTTTGACAAAATCATCTTTTTCTTCAAAATTTAAATCAAACTCAGAATCTAAACTTTCAACAGACAAATCATCAATGTCACTTTTAAAATCATTTAAAGAGTCATTCTTATTAGATACTTTAAAATTTTGATTAAAATCTACAAGGCTTAAATCAAACTTCGATTTATCTTGAATCCCATCAGATTCACTATAAACATAAAGTATTTCATCCATAACTTTAAAATAAACATTGACACTTAAGCTTTCCTTTTTTAAATTATCCAAGAAAAAAGAACCAACTAAAAAAGAATCTGAAAAATCTTCATATTCACTAATATAAAAATTCAATTTAATGCTGGTATCACCTGCAACTTTGCCCAATATTATTCTCTTAACGGAACTATCATCTAAATTTAAAACCGAATAATACTCATTATTAGATAATTTTATCGCTAAAAACCCTTTCAAAAATCACAACCTCTTTGCTTTGTTAATTTTATCAAAACCAAACTTATACACTAATTATAGTTATCATTATTATTATAACTATAATATAATATAAATAATGTGATATTCAACTTACAAATTACTTTTATTCTAAGTAAATAACTTTAACTTTTATTAAAAGTAACTATGGTGATGCAAATTAATGGAATATTTTTAATTTAGGAGCAATACGAGTGTTGTCACTATTTATAGTAATCTCTTCATTGACAGTATTTATTTTAGTGTTTTTATTTTTTAAAATAGCATTAAAACTTACAATAGGTAAAACTATGGGGAAAATCAAAAAAGATGACGAGAGAACGCAAAAATTAATCGAAAGAGCAATTTCTTTATTAAAAACAAATCCAAACGAAATAAGTGCCCTTGAAACTTTAAATAATTACTACTATAAAAATAAAGACCATGAAAATGGCATAAAATATGCAAAAAAATTATGCCAATTAATAGAAGATAACCCAATAAACCAAGAAATAAACACATTTAAAGCTTTTTTAAGCTATGGATTTTATAATCTTAAAAGAAATTTTAACAGAGAAGCCTTAGAATATTTAAGAAAAGCTTTTATGATAAAAAAAACAGACGAAGATGCAAATTATTATCTTGGTATAGCATTCTTAAAAAACGAAATGTATAAAGAAGCTTTATACTATCTTAAAAAAGTCCACAATTTTAATAAAAATAACAAAGATATCTTAAAACACCTGGGAATAACTTTATTTAATCTGGAAAGCTACAGACAGGCTGTCATAATATTTAACAATATAAAAAAAACCATACAAGACGACACTGAAGCTCTTTTAGCATATGCTAAGTCTTTATCAAAAATGAATCAAGATCATCTAGCACTAGAGATTGCTAATAAAATAAAACAAAAAGACGGAATGACTTATGAGGCTTTATTGATTACATCTGAGATTCATTCAAAAAACAAAGAATTAGAACTATTAGAGCAAAATATTAAAGAAATAATAAAAGTAAAACCTGACTTACCTAAAAAAATTTTCCTTGAATTATTTTATAATCTTGGAGAACTTCAAATCTCTGTTGAAAATTATCAAAAAGCTACAGAAGCTTTTACAAAAGTTGAAGAGATTGATCCAAATTATAAAAATATTAAAGAAAAATTAGAATTTAGCAAAAGGTTAAACGAAAACATAGCTCTAAGAATATATTTACGCAGTTCAAAAGAAAATTTTGAAAAAATAGCAAATGAAATTATTTTAAAACTATATTTAAATAAATTTCAAATAAGAGATTCTAAAATAAACGAAATAACATCACAATTTATTGATATAAACTTTCACTTAGCTAACAATCAGTGGGAAGAAAATTTAATAGTGCGCTTTGTAAGAACTGAACAAGATACTTTTGGTGAATTATTCTTAAAAGATTTCATTTCAAAAATAAAAGAAAATAAAATAAAAGGACTCTGCATTGCTCCATCAAGATTCTCTTTAAAGGCCAAACAAATGATTGAAGGAAGGCTTATTGATCTAGTAGAAGGCAAAAAACTAACTCAAATACTTAAAAAAATTAACATATCTAAATACACATGAAAAACATTATCTTAAATATTTCATAGGATTTTCAGTTTTTCCATTCTTAAAAATGGTAAAATGCAGATGATTACCCGTACTATAGCCAGTGCTTCCCATATAACCTATTACTGTTCCCATGGAAACTTTTTTTCCAACCTTAACAGCAAAAGAATTCAAATGCGCATATAAAGTTTGAAATCCGTTGCTGTGAGAAATAACAATATATTTTCCATAACCTCCTGCATTAAATCCCACAGTTACAACAATGCCTTCTCTTGAAGCCTTAATAGGGGTATTAGCTAAATTTGCAATATCTATTCCATTGTGAAAACTAATAACTCCTGTAAACGGATCTGGCCGATAACCATACCCTGAAGTAATAACGCCCTGCACAGGATAAATAAAAGTTTCTCCCAATACCTCTTTTAAAAAGTCTTTGGGCAATCTTCCTCCAGGAATAAACAATTTTTGCCCTAAAAATACAACTTCACTATCAAGATTATTAGAATCTAAAATATCAACCTTAGGAACATTATAAGCACTAGCTATAGATGAAATAGAGTCATTTTTTTTAACAACATAAACAATTCCTTTCATATTAGGAACTTTAATAATTGAATTTGGCTTTATATTTCTTACATCTTTAATTTCATTAAAAGAAATTAAAGTTTCACTAGTTATTTGATATCTAGCTGCAACATGTGAAAGCGTTTCTCCAGGCTTAATTTTATGTTCAAATACCTTTAATACAAAATTTTTTTTAAATCCAGGAACATTTGCAGAAACATTGGATTCGGGCAAATAACTACTAATTTGAGCTATATCTTGATCGCTATAATATAAAAATGTATCAATAAAATAATCTTTGGGTAAAGAAAGTCTATTAAAAAAAATATATGAACCATAATAATAATAAAAAATGTTAATATAAAATGTTAATATAAAAATAAAAATTATTGCATTAAGCTTAAAAGCAAGCTTATAATCGAATTTTACACTAAAAATATCAAAAACTTTCTCTCTTAAACTCTTGTAATAATATTTATATTCATAATGGTTAATATTTTGTATTTTAAGCTTATAGAAAAATAAAAAAACTTTTTTAAGAAAATTGATTTTTTTTTTAAAAAAATTCTTAAACTTGAAAACTTTTTTTCTTCTTTTGCCAATATTAGAAATATTTGTAAAATCTTTTAATTCAAAATTAACATTCTTTTTGTTATTGAATAAAAATTTTTTTTTACGTTTTTCTACCCTTTGCTTTTTTTTTGGTATAATCATAATATGCTATTTCATTATACAATAGAAAATTGCATTTGAATGAAAGCATCGTTTAAAAGTTATGAGAATATTTAAAGCTCACAAATACGGACTAGTGTCGATTTTAGTCGCTTGCTTATTTTTAATAACCTTAATAAAGTTATTCTTATCATTTTACATAGTAAAAGGAGAATCAATGACTCCAACAATATTTGACAAAAATTGGATTGTAAATCACAAGTTTGCATATGGAATTAGACTCAACAATCGCCAAAAATACCTTTTATTATGGAAAAACCCCCAAAAAAATGAAATGGTACTCATTAAAGATCCTATAACAAACAAAATTGTCATTAAAAAAATTTTTGCAATTCCGGGAGAAAAATTTAAACAAATAGAAAAAAATAAAATATGCATACATGATTTAAACTTTAAAATAGATGAAAATATTTTTAAAAAAAATACTAAAAAAATTCCTGAAGACCACTATTTAGTTATAGGAGAAAACAAACAGATCTCATTAGACTCAAGAGATTA
This genomic interval from Borreliella andersonii contains the following:
- a CDS encoding lytic transglycosylase domain-containing protein, giving the protein MLNRSFCVLRNFLFLFLFLSLVSCFAKKEISGNDFIKAHSKEFDLNNLNWLWNFDYSKKNFDKHFNIDSSSYIYIAYLFKKIGFEEKFVEYMKKAIANGDSIASQFAGIKLIEYFNSIKEYFASELIGERLYKKYENNKFIILGYFKSLYWQKKNDKALSLLNKLDKMKFSDYQENENILLKAALYLNLSNVSESKIYFNELFENLPANSLHVRAYDYFIIENKSKYFDTNFLNLVRFKYEVANGNFNSAINMLNKNGLNDYYDNNTVLSDIYKAFISSGKVSNALTFFSKIKSKYKNYYLGILNLRKKNNSGLLLLKEYLEDLNLNNEVNRLDLLNTAFSNLIFTKSARDYFAESVAKFYTESDKRNSTFIKILEDYILESIQLEDYDNLYKLYSNAQKVMSNSILSKLAFINARLIYHKLIKSNNVSGEYKSLLHSAINYDKWSYSSFMSRYLLDQNIDEFFTNRSDIKYEQSDYEIFLEGFLKFNLCDYVRGFISEDFRNGYKFSLDFYRKVYDELLKSENYYDATLVINYLVNQDESALTKDDYKRLYPYLYGSLIEYWAKRRGLETSVVFSLIKAESSFEKNAVSKPGAVGLMQVMPSTANDISKELKYFNYDLKIPKDNVIIGTYYLKKRISTTGSLYKALASYNGGIGNVRKWEKSYGHLSKELFIEAIPFSQTRNYIKKILVYSVFYDALYEKKGIDSVVVKIMGEFPKN
- a CDS encoding CDC27 family protein — translated: MLSLFIVISSLTVFILVFLFFKIALKLTIGKTMGKIKKDDERTQKLIERAISLLKTNPNEISALETLNNYYYKNKDHENGIKYAKKLCQLIEDNPINQEINTFKAFLSYGFYNLKRNFNREALEYLRKAFMIKKTDEDANYYLGIAFLKNEMYKEALYYLKKVHNFNKNNKDILKHLGITLFNLESYRQAVIIFNNIKKTIQDDTEALLAYAKSLSKMNQDHLALEIANKIKQKDGMTYEALLITSEIHSKNKELELLEQNIKEIIKVKPDLPKKIFLELFYNLGELQISVENYQKATEAFTKVEEIDPNYKNIKEKLEFSKRLNENIALRIYLRSSKENFEKIANEIILKLYLNKFQIRDSKINEITSQFIDINFHLANNQWEENLIVRFVRTEQDTFGELFLKDFISKIKENKIKGLCIAPSRFSLKAKQMIEGRLIDLVEGKKLTQILKKINISKYT
- a CDS encoding M23 family metallopeptidase; the protein is MIIPKKKQRVEKRKKKFLFNNKKNVNFELKDFTNISNIGKRRKKVFKFKNFFKKKINFLKKVFLFFYKLKIQNINHYEYKYYYKSLREKVFDIFSVKFDYKLAFKLNAIIFIFILTFYINIFYYYYGSYIFFNRLSLPKDYFIDTFLYYSDQDIAQISSYLPESNVSANVPGFKKNFVLKVFEHKIKPGETLSHVAARYQITSETLISFNEIKDVRNIKPNSIIKVPNMKGIVYVVKKNDSISSIASAYNVPKVDILDSNNLDSEVVFLGQKLFIPGGRLPKDFLKEVLGETFIYPVQGVITSGYGYRPDPFTGVISFHNGIDIANLANTPIKASREGIVVTVGFNAGGYGKYIVISHSNGFQTLYAHLNSFAVKVGKKVSMGTVIGYMGSTGYSTGNHLHFTIFKNGKTENPMKYLR
- the lepB gene encoding signal peptidase I, whose translation is MRIFKAHKYGLVSILVACLFLITLIKLFLSFYIVKGESMTPTIFDKNWIVNHKFAYGIRLNNRQKYLLLWKNPQKNEMVLIKDPITNKIVIKKIFAIPGEKFKQIEKNKICIHDLNFKIDENIFKKNTKKIPEDHYLVIGENKQISLDSRDYGFIKIDNILGKIIYYF